In the genome of Rhodoferax sp. BAB1, one region contains:
- a CDS encoding DUF3237 domain-containing protein: MSFTAPTLAFFAELSVRVGTPQEVGTTVHGQRRLIPILGGEARGDGWTARVLPGGADYQLIVSPRLAELDARYVLETDAGDLIYVCNRALRAAAPEVTARLLRGEPVDPALVYFRCNPSFETASPALGWITERLFVGTGVRRPERVEMQFFTVN; this comes from the coding sequence ATGTCCTTCACTGCCCCCACCCTGGCATTCTTTGCCGAGCTGTCGGTGCGCGTCGGCACGCCGCAGGAAGTCGGCACCACCGTGCACGGCCAGCGCCGCCTCATCCCCATCCTGGGCGGTGAAGCGCGCGGCGATGGCTGGACGGCACGGGTACTGCCCGGCGGCGCCGACTACCAGCTCATCGTGAGCCCGCGGCTGGCCGAGCTTGACGCGCGTTACGTGCTCGAGACCGACGCCGGCGACCTGATCTACGTGTGCAACCGCGCGCTGCGCGCGGCCGCGCCCGAAGTCACGGCGCGCCTGCTGCGCGGCGAGCCGGTGGACCCGGCGCTGGTGTATTTCCGCTGCAACCCGAGTTTCGAAACCGCCTCGCCCGCGCTGGGCTGGATAACCGAACGCCTTTTCGTGGGCACCGGCGTACGCCGACCCGAGCGCGTGGAGATGCAGTTTTTCACTGTGAACTGA
- a CDS encoding LuxR family transcriptional regulator: MRKWTCTGTASGTGRHAQLLAGLITQLGQPRFRSLLLETLQPLVPAASYSVYRTGRHSVPQLFLSGSLGVPDTTRECWSAYLSGPYRSDRTLITETPHEEQPLLCHLTAQEVPAQHRARVYEAHGVAERVSVVQARDDGLFAVNFYRHQHQAPFSDAQVADFEALAPALLALARKHVALGVVQAPSEPVSQAQRLLALQPALTPRELEVCVRLLRGMTYDGIAADLGLGLPSVKTYRNRAFDRLGIHFRNELFALLLCAPAAPLTRQ, translated from the coding sequence ATGCGCAAGTGGACCTGCACCGGCACTGCCAGCGGCACGGGCCGTCATGCCCAGCTGCTGGCCGGGCTCATCACCCAGTTGGGGCAGCCGCGCTTCCGCTCCCTGCTGCTCGAAACCCTGCAGCCCCTGGTGCCCGCCGCCTCCTACTCGGTCTACCGCACCGGGCGCCATAGCGTGCCGCAACTCTTTCTGTCGGGCAGCCTGGGGGTGCCCGACACCACCCGCGAGTGCTGGTCGGCCTACCTCTCCGGGCCATACCGCAGCGACCGCACGCTGATCACCGAGACCCCGCACGAGGAACAGCCCCTGCTGTGCCATCTCACGGCGCAGGAGGTGCCGGCCCAGCACCGGGCGCGGGTCTACGAGGCGCATGGCGTGGCCGAACGCGTGTCCGTGGTGCAGGCCCGTGACGACGGCCTCTTCGCCGTGAACTTCTACCGGCACCAGCACCAGGCCCCGTTCAGTGACGCCCAGGTGGCGGACTTCGAGGCCCTGGCGCCGGCCCTGCTGGCTTTGGCGCGCAAGCACGTGGCGCTGGGGGTGGTGCAAGCGCCGTCGGAGCCCGTGTCGCAGGCGCAGCGCCTGCTCGCCTTGCAGCCGGCGCTGACACCGCGCGAGCTGGAGGTCTGCGTGCGCCTGCTGCGCGGCATGACCTACGACGGCATCGCCGCCGACCTCGGCCTGGGCCTGCCCAGCGTCAAGACCTACCGCAACCGCGCCTTCGATCGCCTGGGCATCCACTTCCGCAACGAGCTCTTTGCCCTGCTGCTGTGCGCCCCTGCGGCCCCGCTCACCCGGCAGTAA
- a CDS encoding histidine phosphatase family protein, whose translation MGTLYLVRHGQASFGAADYDQLSDLGRRQSERLGRYWRERGITFDAVLTGTLRRHAQTWEGIAAGAGFDKAVQALAGLNEYDSEAVITAIHPQPLQKPDTPELYRHHFRLLRDGLRQWMNGVVSPRGMPSYDDFLAGVTGALDHVRRNYEGNVLIVSSGGPIATAVGHVLGTTPETTIELNLRIRNSAVSEFNYNPKRHSLLSFNTLPHLDQPELADWVTYA comes from the coding sequence ATGGGAACCCTCTACCTCGTGCGCCACGGCCAGGCCTCCTTTGGCGCGGCTGATTACGACCAGCTCAGCGACCTCGGCCGCCGGCAGAGCGAACGGCTGGGCCGGTACTGGCGCGAACGCGGCATCACCTTCGACGCCGTGCTCACCGGCACGCTGCGCCGCCATGCCCAGACCTGGGAAGGCATCGCCGCTGGCGCCGGTTTTGACAAGGCGGTGCAGGCGCTGGCGGGGCTCAACGAATACGACAGCGAAGCGGTGATCACCGCCATCCACCCACAGCCCCTGCAAAAACCCGACACGCCCGAGCTCTACCGCCACCACTTCCGCCTGCTGCGCGACGGCCTGCGCCAGTGGATGAACGGTGTGGTCAGCCCGCGCGGCATGCCCAGCTACGACGACTTCCTGGCGGGCGTGACCGGCGCGCTGGACCACGTGCGCAGGAATTACGAGGGGAATGTGCTGATCGTCTCCAGCGGTGGGCCCATTGCCACCGCCGTGGGCCATGTGCTGGGCACCACGCCCGAGACCACCATCGAACTCAATCTGCGCATCCGCAACAGCGCGGTGAGCGAGTTCAACTACAACCCCAAACGCCACAGCCTGCTGAGCTTCAACACCCTGCCGCACCTGGACCAGCCGGAGCTGGCGGATTGGGTGACCTACGCCTGA
- a CDS encoding VOC family protein, whose protein sequence is MSAQLDHLVVIAATLDEGVAWCEATLGVSPGPGGRHALMGTHNRLFSIASPAFPQAYFEIIAIDPAAPPPARRRWFDMDDPALQERVRRNGPQLLHWAARVPDARAAVATLQGLGITRGEVIAASRPTPSGLLQWQITVREDGQRLYDGALPTLIQWGAVHPAAAMPASGVTLSSFELQHPQAETLARACQTLGLSGVPVQAGPVQLRARLQTPEGSIEICS, encoded by the coding sequence GTGAGCGCGCAGCTCGATCACCTGGTGGTGATCGCCGCCACGCTGGACGAAGGCGTGGCCTGGTGCGAGGCCACGCTGGGTGTGTCACCGGGCCCCGGCGGCCGGCACGCGCTGATGGGCACACACAACCGGCTCTTCAGCATCGCCAGCCCCGCCTTCCCGCAGGCCTATTTCGAGATCATCGCCATCGACCCGGCTGCGCCGCCACCGGCACGCCGGCGCTGGTTCGACATGGACGACCCCGCCCTGCAGGAACGCGTGCGGCGCAACGGCCCGCAGCTGCTGCACTGGGCCGCACGTGTGCCCGACGCCCGCGCCGCCGTGGCCACACTGCAGGGGCTGGGCATAACCCGCGGCGAGGTCATCGCCGCCTCGCGCCCGACGCCGTCCGGCCTGCTGCAGTGGCAGATCACGGTGCGCGAAGACGGCCAGCGCCTGTACGACGGCGCCCTGCCCACCCTGATCCAGTGGGGCGCGGTGCACCCGGCCGCCGCCATGCCGGCCAGCGGTGTGACGCTGTCGTCTTTCGAACTGCAACACCCGCAGGCCGAGACCCTGGCCAGGGCCTGCCAGACCCTGGGCCTGTCCGGCGTGCCGGTACAGGCCGGCCCGGTGCAGTTGCGGGCCAGGCTGCAGACGCCGGAGGGGTCGATCGAGATTTGCTCCTGA
- a CDS encoding PhzF family phenazine biosynthesis protein has product MTQHQRPYKQVDVFTATPYRGNPLAVVLDGSGLSEDEMQRFAHWTNLSETTFLLPPTQAGADYRVRIFTPGGELPFAGHPTLGSCHAWLQAGGVPKHPDLIVQECAVGLVSIRRAGQHLAFAAPPLTRSTPEPALLAQIAQALGITAQQILAAQVLDNGPRWLGLLLDSVDTVLALEPDHQRLRELGQKVGVAALAQDSGAVQLIARSSRETRAFAEHADDAPQLAEPDLEVRAFAAPVGISEDPVTGSLNASLAQWLMAEGRLPASYVAAQGSCLGRAGRVLLERDAQGQVWVGGQVQTCITGSVLL; this is encoded by the coding sequence GTGACCCAACACCAGCGCCCCTATAAGCAGGTCGACGTCTTCACCGCCACACCCTACCGGGGCAATCCGCTGGCCGTCGTGCTCGACGGCAGCGGCCTGAGCGAAGACGAGATGCAGCGCTTCGCGCACTGGACCAATCTCTCCGAGACCACCTTCCTGCTGCCGCCCACGCAGGCCGGCGCCGACTACCGCGTGCGCATCTTTACACCCGGCGGTGAACTGCCTTTTGCCGGCCACCCCACCCTGGGCAGTTGCCACGCGTGGCTGCAAGCCGGCGGTGTGCCCAAGCACCCCGACCTCATCGTGCAGGAATGCGCCGTAGGCCTGGTCAGCATCCGCCGCGCCGGCCAGCACCTGGCCTTTGCCGCGCCGCCGCTCACGCGCAGCACACCCGAGCCCGCGTTGCTCGCCCAGATCGCGCAGGCCCTGGGCATCACAGCGCAGCAGATCCTCGCCGCGCAAGTACTGGACAACGGACCGCGCTGGCTGGGCCTGCTGCTGGACAGCGTGGATACGGTGCTGGCCCTGGAGCCCGACCACCAGCGCCTGCGCGAGCTGGGGCAGAAGGTGGGGGTGGCCGCGCTCGCGCAGGACAGCGGCGCCGTGCAGCTGATCGCACGCAGCAGCCGCGAAACCCGCGCCTTCGCCGAGCATGCGGACGATGCGCCCCAGCTGGCCGAACCCGATCTGGAGGTGCGAGCCTTCGCCGCGCCGGTAGGCATCAGCGAAGACCCGGTCACCGGCAGCCTCAACGCCAGCCTGGCCCAGTGGCTGATGGCCGAGGGCCGCCTGCCCGCGTCTTATGTCGCGGCGCAAGGCAGCTGCCTGGGGCGCGCCGGCCGTGTGCTGCTGGAGCGCGATGCGCAAGGCCAGGTCTGGGTGGGCGGCCAGGTGCAGACCTGCATCACAGGAAGCGTTTTGTTGTGA
- a CDS encoding PLP-dependent aminotransferase family protein, which produces MKPSTPSTSPWVLSSRAALMNPSVLRELLKLTEQPGIISFAGGLPSPKTFPVAEFEQACARVLRDDAQAALQYAASEGYGPLREMVAAGLPWKVDPAQVLITTGSQQGLDLAAKVLIDTGSRILVETPTYLGALQAFAPMEPQVHSVASDDEGVDMTALRQAQAAGTPARFLYVLPNFQNPSGRMMSEARRAALSTTATELALPLLEDNPYGELWFDQPPPAPLTARHPQGCIYLGSFSKVLAPSLRLGYLIAPKEVFPKLLQAKQAADLHSPGFNQRVVAEVMKDGFLDRHVPRIRALYKAQRDAMLAALSRHMPAGVEWNRPVGGMFLWARLPAGLDATALLPKAVARGVAYVPGAAFYAGAPDARTLRLSFVTASEEEIERGVSALAAVIGEHMA; this is translated from the coding sequence ATGAAACCGAGCACCCCCTCCACCTCGCCGTGGGTGCTGTCCTCGCGCGCCGCGCTGATGAACCCCTCGGTGCTGCGCGAACTGCTCAAGCTCACCGAGCAGCCCGGCATCATCAGCTTTGCCGGCGGCCTGCCCTCGCCCAAGACCTTCCCGGTCGCCGAATTCGAGCAGGCCTGCGCGCGCGTGCTGCGCGACGACGCCCAGGCAGCACTCCAATACGCCGCCAGCGAAGGTTACGGCCCGCTGCGCGAGATGGTGGCGGCCGGGCTGCCCTGGAAGGTGGACCCGGCGCAGGTGCTCATCACCACCGGCTCGCAGCAGGGCCTGGACCTGGCGGCCAAGGTGCTGATCGACACGGGCAGCCGCATCCTGGTGGAAACGCCCACCTACCTGGGCGCCCTGCAGGCCTTCGCCCCCATGGAACCGCAGGTGCACAGCGTGGCCAGCGACGACGAGGGCGTGGACATGACCGCCCTGCGCCAGGCCCAGGCGGCCGGCACACCGGCGCGTTTCCTCTACGTGCTGCCCAATTTCCAGAACCCCAGCGGCCGCATGATGAGCGAGGCCCGGCGCGCCGCACTCAGCACCACCGCCACCGAGCTGGCCCTGCCCCTGCTGGAGGACAACCCCTATGGGGAACTCTGGTTCGACCAGCCGCCGCCGGCACCGCTGACGGCGCGTCACCCGCAAGGCTGCATCTACCTGGGTTCGTTTTCCAAGGTGCTGGCGCCCAGCCTGCGCCTGGGTTATCTGATCGCGCCGAAAGAGGTGTTCCCCAAGCTGCTGCAGGCCAAGCAGGCGGCCGACCTGCACAGCCCGGGTTTCAACCAGCGTGTGGTGGCCGAGGTGATGAAGGACGGATTCCTCGACCGTCACGTGCCGCGCATCCGCGCGCTCTACAAGGCGCAGCGCGACGCCATGCTGGCCGCGCTGAGCCGGCACATGCCTGCCGGTGTGGAATGGAACCGGCCCGTGGGCGGCATGTTCCTCTGGGCCCGCCTGCCCGCCGGCCTGGACGCCACGGCCCTGCTGCCCAAGGCGGTCGCGCGCGGCGTGGCCTATGTGCCGGGGGCCGCCTTCTACGCCGGGGCGCCCGATGCGCGCACCCTGCGCCTGTCCTTCGTCACGGCCAGCGAAGAGGAGATCGAGCGCGGCGTGAGCGCCCTGGCCGCCGTCATCGGGGAGCACATGGCATGA
- a CDS encoding DMT family transporter, with product MHAPPPHHSLDPLQRRGLWLGLLGVFIFALTLPMTRLATGTPEAPQLPGLYIAAGRAVVAAVLSALLLLALRAPLPRRSDWKPLALVALGVVFGFPICTSIAMRHVEAVHASVIVGVLPLATAAVGAALQRQRPSLGFWLCAIVGTALVVAYAVLRSGSAGLTLHPADGLLLLGMLCAAVGYGYGARLAQHMPADQVICWALLLSLPLTLPLTLWSWPTTPVSAAAWGGFAYVAVFSMWLGFFAWYRGLALGGTVRVSQLQLLQPFISMLLAVPLLGETLDAITVAFGLAVIAVVFAGRKMPVGRASTRLAESQGSTP from the coding sequence ATGCACGCCCCGCCTCCCCATCATTCCCTGGATCCGCTGCAGCGCCGCGGCCTGTGGCTGGGCCTGCTGGGCGTGTTCATCTTTGCCCTGACCCTGCCCATGACCCGCCTGGCCACGGGCACGCCCGAGGCGCCACAGCTCCCGGGCCTGTACATCGCCGCGGGCCGCGCCGTGGTGGCCGCCGTGCTCTCGGCACTTTTACTGCTGGCCCTGCGTGCCCCGCTGCCGCGCCGCAGCGACTGGAAGCCGCTGGCCCTGGTCGCGCTGGGGGTGGTCTTCGGTTTCCCCATCTGCACCTCCATCGCCATGCGGCACGTGGAAGCCGTGCACGCCAGCGTGATCGTGGGCGTGCTGCCCCTGGCCACCGCCGCCGTGGGCGCCGCCTTGCAGCGCCAGCGGCCGTCCCTCGGCTTCTGGCTCTGTGCCATCGTCGGCACCGCGCTGGTGGTGGCCTACGCCGTGCTGCGCTCGGGCAGCGCGGGGCTCACGCTGCATCCGGCCGATGGGCTGCTTTTGCTGGGCATGCTCTGCGCCGCCGTGGGCTACGGCTACGGCGCGCGCCTGGCGCAGCACATGCCGGCCGACCAGGTGATCTGCTGGGCCCTGCTGCTGTCCCTGCCCTTGACGCTGCCGCTCACGCTGTGGAGCTGGCCCACCACCCCGGTCTCGGCTGCCGCCTGGGGCGGCTTCGCCTACGTGGCCGTGTTCTCCATGTGGCTGGGTTTTTTCGCCTGGTACCGTGGCCTGGCCCTGGGCGGCACAGTGCGCGTGAGCCAGCTGCAGCTGCTGCAGCCCTTCATCTCCATGCTCCTGGCCGTACCCCTGCTGGGCGAGACACTGGACGCCATCACGGTCGCCTTCGGCCTGGCCGTGATCGCCGTCGTGTTTGCCGGGCGCAAAATGCCTGTGGGCAGGGCCTCCACCCGCCTCGCTGAATCACAAGGAAGCACACCATGA
- a CDS encoding HDOD domain-containing protein has product MSASVLDQLTLGYRLLWSRRREIAAVELHLDPLTQAGSIDARHLLATLAELWPTRAPQLLLRARHPLLLLDLLAQGRADAPWLVLPAEVLTDAVLRPRAQQAQARGLPLLWPGVPAEGALPGARPGLYLSDDAPAAPSAGQIVLSAGRRAQGDAALDQHAAWALAGWPVEDVLDSLSAQARQPDRTAISRVVRAIDDDADLDRIEALLCADPVLAYRFLQHVNTTAPKLRGEIDTLQRGLQVWGLRHVQAWLLAQLPQAASEPDLQPVRLGMVTRARLLEHLLDAGDEEDLRSEVRLCGLFSQLDRLLGEPLATVLERLPLSQRILQALLEHSGPYHPALQLARVLESADTRATRQLSESYGYTPEDVNRALLRTLATLTN; this is encoded by the coding sequence CTACCGCCTGCTCTGGAGCCGCCGCCGCGAGATCGCCGCGGTCGAGCTGCACCTCGACCCCCTGACCCAGGCCGGCAGCATCGATGCCCGCCATCTGCTGGCCACATTGGCCGAGCTCTGGCCCACACGCGCGCCCCAGCTGCTGCTGCGCGCGCGCCACCCTCTGTTGCTGCTCGACCTGCTGGCCCAGGGCCGTGCCGACGCGCCCTGGCTGGTGCTGCCAGCCGAAGTGCTGACCGACGCCGTGCTGCGCCCGCGTGCGCAGCAGGCCCAGGCCCGCGGCCTGCCCCTGCTCTGGCCCGGTGTCCCGGCCGAGGGCGCGCTGCCCGGCGCACGCCCGGGCCTGTACCTCAGCGACGATGCACCAGCGGCCCCCTCGGCGGGCCAGATCGTGCTCAGCGCCGGGCGCCGCGCGCAGGGCGACGCCGCGCTGGACCAGCACGCCGCCTGGGCCCTGGCCGGCTGGCCCGTCGAGGATGTGCTGGACAGCCTGAGCGCCCAGGCCCGGCAGCCCGACCGCACGGCGATCAGCCGTGTGGTGCGCGCCATCGACGACGACGCCGACCTGGACCGCATCGAGGCCCTGCTCTGTGCCGACCCCGTGCTGGCCTACCGCTTCCTGCAGCACGTCAACACCACGGCGCCCAAGCTGCGCGGCGAGATCGACACGCTGCAACGCGGCCTGCAGGTCTGGGGCCTGCGGCACGTGCAAGCCTGGCTGCTGGCCCAGCTGCCGCAAGCCGCCAGCGAGCCCGACCTGCAGCCCGTGCGCCTGGGCATGGTCACGCGCGCACGCCTGCTGGAGCACCTGCTCGATGCCGGCGACGAGGAGGACCTGCGCAGCGAAGTGCGTCTTTGCGGCCTGTTCTCGCAACTCGACCGCCTGCTGGGCGAGCCGCTGGCCACGGTGCTCGAACGCCTGCCCTTGTCGCAGCGCATCCTGCAAGCCCTGCTGGAGCACAGCGGCCCCTACCACCCGGCCCTGCAACTGGCGCGCGTGCTCGAAAGCGCCGACACCCGCGCCACACGCCAGCTCAGCGAGAGTTATGGCTACACGCCCGAAGACGTGAACCGCGCCCTGCTGCGCACACTGGCCACCCTGACGAACTAG